A genomic segment from Gossypium hirsutum isolate 1008001.06 chromosome D04, Gossypium_hirsutum_v2.1, whole genome shotgun sequence encodes:
- the LOC121216198 gene encoding RING-H2 finger protein ATL22-like — MSMKLFKARFTSGAHKLVRTMLIYSLFCFILAVNVAEAVPIQDDCKVRRCNHQDPPVRFPFRLEGQQSPHCGYPHPGFQLSCSENKQTLLKIPRSLKLLVKHIDYEAQRIDFYVPGRCLWQQLLDLNLSAFPFAEEQPSFSGLKDYRSQPAESNYTLFECLSQEKALYKRYRVACLSTPGSQIIAFASDENYYGLNLLNILKDLIGNYETMKSSIRWRCNFIYMGNEWKYLNLKARLKLFVFHK, encoded by the coding sequence ATGTCAATGAAACTATTTAAAGCCCGTTTCACTTCAGGGGCTCACAAGTTAGTAAGAACAATGTTAATTTACTCGTTATTCTGCTTTATCTTAGCTGTGAATGTTGCAGAAGCAGTGCCAATCCAAGACGACTGCAAGGTGCGGCGGTGCAACCACCAGGATCCACCTGTCCGTTTCCCCTTCCGTTTAGAAGGCCAGCAGTCTCCCCACTGCGGCTATCCTCATCCTGGGTTTCAGCTTTCCTGCTCAGAAAACAAACAGACCCTGCTGAAGATACCACGTTCGCTGAAGCTATTGGTGAAGCACATAGATTATGAAGCTCAACGGATTGACTTCTACGTTCCCGGCCGTTGCCTCTGGCAGCAGCTTTTAGATCTCAATTTATCTGCCTTTCCATTCGCGGAGGAACAACCAAGTTTCAGCGGCCTAAAAGATTATAGATCCCAACCAGCTGAATCCAACTATACCTTGTTCGAATGTTTAAGCCAAGAGAAGGCTTTGTATAAAAGATATAGAGTCGCTTGCTTAAGCACCCCTGGCTCCCAAATTATAGCTTTTGCTTCTGATGAAAATTATTATGGACTCAACCTGTTGAATATTCTTAAAGATTTAATTGGAAACTATGAAACCATGAAATCTTCAATTCGATGGAGGTGTAACTTCATATATATGGGAAATGAGTGGAAGTATCTGAATCTCAAAGCTAGACTGAAGCTCTTCGTTTTCCACAAATAA